GGGGAGATCGCTCCTACAAGTCTCCGAGGTGCGCTCGGCACGTTGCACCAACTGGCCATAGTCACCGGCATTCTTCTGGCACAGGTATGGTGAGACCGCTCCCAGTTACTGGCACCCTTGGTAAAGATGTGCATAAAAGCATGAGACTATGGTCACTGTTTTTAGAGACACAATCAGCCCGAGATGTCACTCTGTCCTGCTATTTTCTAGCTGTGAGgtttaaagacttttttttctttttttttttttaccaatctccCTTCCTCACTATGAGAGCTGGTAAGATAAACCTGCCCCCACATCCAGCATGTTTAGACTCTGTTCCAGATGTTTTAAACTTTGCCATTATTAAATCGACTCTAGATGCACTCCAGATCATAATCTTAAGACCAAGGCATTGCTAAAAGTTTTTGCATTTCGTGCTAGAGGATTTTTACTCACCACCCGGTTGTGAGTAAAGGATTAAAATTCGAAAAGAAGAAACGGGAGCAAGAGACGAAACCAGTACTGCaggcaaaacattgaaaatagCCTTTAAACTCAACTTAGATTGTTAACAGCTGATAAAAGGTTTGACCTTTATCTTTAAAGAGGTCTTTTTAATGATGAGTCAGAGACAATGCTGGAGGGACCAGAGACAAATGACTTCCCTCTTTAAGCCCTTCCTGCATGTTCCCCTGATTAAAAACCCAGTTAAGCCGTTTGGTGATGATCGGACGTCAGTTTCACACCGTGGATGACCTTAAGGAGCAACACTCCCACCATGGCTcctgaaaacacattttgcatattttaaCTTACAACCTGACACTCGAAATGCAAATACCTGGAACGTCTTCCACGGTCCGAAGAGTTTTAAGCTGGTAACTTTTAATCTTTCCTGATTTAAGAAGCTCGACACATACGTCTGACTTACCTGAAAGGCGTGttgtcttgtctttcccattttgaggaGTGGCTAAGAGATGTGAGCCATTCTATTTACACAGGTTAATGTGTAAAGAGCAGTTCATTTTGAAATGGGACTCAATTActgaaattaaagtttttttttatttcattttagatCATTGTACTGTTGTGAAAGGCAGATTTAAATGGCTGAACCTCTTTCCCTCATCCTTCGCTTTTTCCATTCAGACATATCCATCAGCCCGTTTACATAAGCCACAATATGGcattgttgtgtgtttttctgtcaaCGAGTCGAGAAGTTCTCTCGAGACCCAACGTGCGACATCAATGTTCTCTTCCCTGTTCCACTGGATTAGATTCTGGGTCTGGAGTCGTTGCTGGGCAGTGAACATCTATGGCCCGTTCTGCTGGGTTTAACCGTGGTGCCGACCGTCCTCCAGATGGGTCTGCTGCCCTTCTGCCCCGAGAGCCCTCGATTCCTCTACATCATCCGCTGTCAGGAGCACCACGCCAAGAGCGGTGAGTGGAGCCGGCGCGCTTCACGTTATTCTTGAATCGCCTCTCAGAGCCGAGTCTGCCGCTTAGCTGCCAGAATGAACCTAAAGATGTTGTGTGATTATTGCCACCTTTGACGTTTTACACGCAAGACACGTTTGATCCTCCTCCTCAGCTGGATAAAAGGAGTCAAGTAGGATCCAATATTACTTAAATCTTTAGagtaaaaagctaaatgttgtCTTTCTTCCATTTAAAATTAACTACTAGAACATATTTCTAAATAGGTGAAAAGAAATTAAGCCTCTGTTATGCTTTTTTTCAGGCTAACAAGCGTGCATTATTTATGGCATTAAAACctatttgatcattttaattgTATGGGTTTGCTTTTCCCAAATTAGTGATTTGTTTTTCCTCGACTATGCCACCATCTGAACACAGGCAACACTACTGGTTGGGCAGGAAGCATGTTGGTATGACTGAACGGTCCCATCACATCTAAACCTGCCGGGGAAATGGATCATTTAGAGTTTATTTTGGCAACCTATTTCATATGCTTCGGTCTAGATCTGTACTTAATGGGCCTGAGCTCATAATAAGCTGTTAAGTGGGACCCggttgactaaaaaaaaaaaaaaaactgtattggTTTGGTGCTCTGTGTTGGTCTTTGCTGAGTCTTAGACTTAGAcctagacaactttatttgtcattttgtatgcacaaagtgcgtacagaacaacatttcgtttgcatacagcttggaaaatcacagtaaattgcattaaatttcaggataaagatgcagcagcgatttatgtaaacaattgaatgtgaacaatgcaggggaaaaagACAGTGTGTGATTCACGGTGTCCAGGTGAGTATTATTTAAAACCGTGCAATACACGAaagtggtacagagtccatttgtggcttcggcagttcaacagtctgaagcatatgtgcaaatgtgtaaatgtgcagatatacgaatgtggtacagtgTCTATTTTAAACCCTTAAATGGGTGTTATGAAAATGGGCATGAGGAAAATCAGTTCAAATGGTACATGTCGACTGTATGACCCATACGGGTCCCGCTTTAAACCCAGACATCATGCAATCTGTGGACAAATAAACCTTTAGGAAAAGTTTATAAGAAATTCTAATTATTTGAGGCATTCGAGCATTTATATGAATCTTTACATCTGTGATTTATAGATAAAAACCGGCTATGCAATGGTTAACTACATGAGTAGAAATTGAAAATAAGGTTGAGAGAAAACGGCAATACATTGGTGCACTAAGTTGGGTATTAATCCCCAATGGTGTGGCTTGGTCTGAAGTTTACTTTGGCCACATTAAGTCAGCCAAAGAGCAAAAGGTTTGTTTGATGTTCTCGGTTTTGTAAATGTCTAGCTGCCAAACATCTTCCATTGGTGGGTGGAAGTTCTCCTCACACTTGTCCTCTCAACAGGCTTGAGGAGGTTAACGGGCCGGCAGGAGGTGGGCGACATGCTGGCAgagatgaaggaggagaagaggaggatgGACATGGAGAGAAAAGTGTCCATCCCTGAGCTCTTCCGCTCCCCTCTCTATCGCCAGCCCATCATCATCGCCAtcctgctgcagctctcccAGCAGCTCTCTGGAGTCAACGCGGTGAGACTGATTTTACTCTGATTACAGTCCCAAAACCTAACCTGGGTGCTCAGGGTGTGGTATTGATCGACCTCGGATCTGTTCAATCCCTCCTCCAGATCTTCTACTACTCCACCAGTATTTTCATGAAGGCAGGAGTCCAGAGTCCAGTCTACGCCACGATAGGAGCCGGAGTAGTGAACTGCGCCTTCACTGTGGTCTCGGTGAGACATTTTCACACCCTGACTCTTCAGTACTCTGCTCTCACAGATATAAATTTAGCTTTAAGTGTCGGACACGCTTTATAAATGTTTGCTACGACCCACATTGAGTCTCTTTCTGTGTTTAACTCTCTTATCAGAGAGTAAATAAGATAAGAGCAGGCTGGTTTTTTATGTTGAGGCCTTTCTCCCGCTGAGCTCAGCTTGGTTTGGTTTGGTatgtttttaggttttcatGTCATTGAAAGAGTCCAAAATGAGCCCAAACAAAAGGTGGGATTTGTGTTACCAGACTTTAGAAAATACTATTGGGCTGCTTAGCAATACCCACTTCGGCACACTGGGTTAAAAATGGTACAGACACAGGGTGGGtacaaactgaacaaaactcAGTTCCTGGACACTCTCTACGTACAACCACACTGgaataaaattaacattaacAATGAATGGACATCAAATACATTAACCGTTGGGGACAGCGTTAGGAAAAGTAGTGGAGTCCATATCTCGTTTTTAAGAGCCACACCAATCACAGGTAACCCAGACTTTCAGCCTTCTCTGCGGGACAGGGCAGAGTCAGGCCTGTTAACTGAAAAACACCTACGTAATTTATCAAAATCACATTCATAATTACAGCAGACTTATGGCTTACACTCTTTTGACCTTTTCCGCAATTTAGAAACAAGTTGCtacataaatattaaaataaccaCGTTTCAAACGCTGCACGTCTAAAATATGTCAAACTACAGCAGAGTGAAACCGATAACACCCGGTCTACTAAAGGAAAGTTGGAGGCCAACATCGTCATCGGAGAAAAGGAGTAGCCTGCAGTTTCATGTCTAGTCATAAAATTACTAATAGTACTACATATTGGGAATTTTGACTGGGAGGCGGGGTTAGATTCCTCAGGACTCTGATGGTGTCGTCTGGCTTCTTCCCCTCAAGGAGAGGTTGTGGTAACATCGGAGATCATACTCATATGTTGTGCGACTGTCGATACTTGTCGACGGTCTGGATGGACGTTAAAAAGGAAATACATGTGATTTTTGGAAGTGGAGTTTGACCTTGTGCCCAGCATATTATGTATTGGCATGTTTACCCAAGGACCTGCCAGGCCTTCCTGAGGATAAAATCCACATATTAAGCATCTTGGTGTTGGTTGCCAGACAAATGATAACCACCTTATGGAAACAAGCCACTCCACCAACAGTAACCCAATGAAGCAAAGAGTTAAAGAACATTTATATTATGGAAAAGCTCACAGCAGAGATAAAACTGAAGGAGGACATTTTTGTGTGGAGGTTAGGAAACATTTTTTGACAAAAAGGAACAACATTATTTTGTAGCAAACTCAGCATTGGCTCATACCTCAAGTTCTTAAGCATTTAAATGGGACATATAatgcaaaatctacttttttttagcccttaaatacatttgtgtGTGTACTCGGAGTCTCTATGAGTGCAGACAATTTGACTATAGTTTCTAtaatttttcaagccgttcactTTTTGCTATTCTCTTTTACGTTCTTTGGCCAATTACAACACAGTGTTTGATGCAGAGCTGCTAACCAAGGTCATGGACtaaaacacctacaggtgcttggattcattAAAATTCACTAAAATTTAAACCGAATATTGCCAACAGCTTTTGTTATAATCAGTTCCAAATGGGTAAAtgctaccaaaaaaaaaaggatttatgaAAATGCTACCAACCTTAGCTCAACCTAATAAATTACaagtttttggtaaaaaaaaaacaaaaaaatgttctgcTAACACAGAATTAACTCATCCATAATGAGATGAGTGAGTGAAATATGCTAATTTAGCTCAGATAAGTATAGAAGTTTAACTTCTACATTGTTTTCTTGACACAAACAGCTTTTCCTTGTGGAGAGGATGGGCCGGCGGACGCTTCACATGCTGGGACTGGGAGGAATGTGCATTTCTGCCGTTATCATGACCGTAGCTCTGGCTTTACTGGTGAGTAACTAACATTAAGGTTttgctgtaatatttttttttttttttatgtaacagtATTAACAAGCTGGATAAACCACTGACCCCCATCGTTTCCTCCACGTGACAGGAAAGCATTCCTTGGATGAGCTACATTTCCATGCTAGCTATCTTTGGCTTTGTGGCCTTCTTTGAGGTGGGTCCAGGTCCCATTCCTTGGTTCTTTGTAGCTGAGCTGTTCTCTCAAGGCCCAAGGCCGGCTGCCATGGCTGTTGCAGGCTTCTCCAACTGGACCGCCAACTTCATCATTGGCATGAGCTTCCAATACGTTGCAGTGAGTACCATCAGCAATCCAAAATTagttggttttttttggttgtttttacattttgtttcaacTATATTCATCAGTAACTCACAAATCTCCCTCCCCAGGACTTCTGTGGGCCATATGTATTCCTGATCTTCGCAGTGCTCCTCCTCTTTTTCCTCATCTTCACATTCTTTCGGGTGCCGGAGACCCGGGGAAAGACCTTCGACCAGATTTCCGCCAACTTTAATCAGCACTCGGCGGCGGGCATGATGGACATGGACTTGGACATGGAGCTGAACAAGCCCAGCACGGAGCTGGACTACCTGGGGGACGAGAGCATCAATTGAAAAGTCCGAACGAAGCAAACCGAGTTCAGTTTAAGGTGACGTTTGTACACGGGCCCCCCCTActccaaaatgttattttctgacCTATGTTTTGATATCTGTAGATCTATTCATATAGCTTGTGGTGCCAAAGCAGTGTTACGATGCGTGTGTGACgatgtg
The DNA window shown above is from Fundulus heteroclitus isolate FHET01 chromosome 14, MU-UCD_Fhet_4.1, whole genome shotgun sequence and carries:
- the LOC105934646 gene encoding solute carrier family 2, facilitated glucose transporter member 4 isoform X2, yielding MPARFQQLGGETVTGTLALSVFTAVLGSLTFGYNIGVINAPQKIIEEDYNATWMHRYGEPIPTGTLTSLWSLSVAIFSIGGMISSFCVGFISEWLGRRKAMLANNLFAFVAGSLMGISKLCRSFEMMILGRFIIGAYCGLASGLTPMYVGEIAPTSLRGALGTLHQLAIVTGILLAQILGLESLLGSEHLWPVLLGLTVVPTVLQMGLLPFCPESPRFLYIIRCQEHHAKSGLRRLTGRQEVGDMLAEMKEEKRRMDMERKVSIPELFRSPLYRQPIIIAILLQLSQQLSGVNAIFYYSTSIFMKAGVQSPVYATIGAGVVNCAFTVVSLFLVERMGRRTLHMLGLGGMCISAVIMTVALALLESIPWMSYISMLAIFGFVAFFEVGPGPIPWFFVAELFSQGPRPAAMAVAGFSNWTANFIIGMSFQYVADFCGPYVFLIFAVLLLFFLIFTFFRVPETRGKTFDQISANFNQHSAAGMMDMDLDMELNKPSTELDYLGDESIN